The window CGAGGCAGTGCTGCTCCGCGCGCTCGAACCTCTCGCCGGCATCGAACTCATGCGCCGACGACGAAATGCTCGCGATCTTCCGACTGTCACACTCGCTCGCGGACCGGGCAACCTCTGCCGAGCCCTCGGCATCGACCGCCGACACGACGGCTGCGACCTGACGACGGGACCGATCGTCATCCTCGACGCGCCCATGGCGCGAGCATCACTGGTGGCTGTGTCCGCCCGGGTCGGCGTCGAGTATGCCGGCGAGCACGCGCTTCGACCCTGGCGCTTCTTCCTCCGTCATTCGTTGGCTGTATCAGCTCCACGCGTCGGCGAGCGGCTCAGTCGCGCTTGATGCGCTCCATGACCATCATCGGATCCGCTCCCCCCGCCTCCAGATCGACGCCCGTCGTCTCGAGGAAGCGGGCCACCATCATGTAGAAGCCGATCGTCAGGATGGCTTCGCAGAGCTCGCGATCCGAAAAATGACTCCGTACGGCTGCGAGCGTGCCGTCGCTCGCACGCGGTCCCGCCAGGAGTTCGTCGGTCAGACGCAGCATCACACGCGCGCCCTCGTCGAAGCACGGCGCCGCCGTGTCGTCGCGCTCGAGCGCCGCGATCTCCTCGTCGGACACCCCGCACGCTCGCCCGATCGGTACGTGCTGCTGCCATTCGTACGGCGCCGGAGACCGTCGTCCCACCCGTAAGATGATGAGCTCGCGAACACGAGCATCCAACGCAGCGTGCGAGAGAATCGCCGTACCGAGCCGACCGAATCCACGAAGAAACGTCGGCGCGTGCGGCAACATCCGGAAGATGTTCAGGGGCGGCAAGCCGGCGGCGAGCGTACGGACGCGTTCCTCGACGCAGGCGAGGTCTGGATACGGGATGCGAGCCATGGCGAATGGTTAACGGAGTCTTCGTGTGAAGAGCAACCCGGGCAGGCTTGACTCGCCACGTCCCCGATGGTTCCCACGCCAGGTGCCTCGTGACTTCCAGTGGAGCGCGCCGGTCCTGCAGGCCGACCTCGACGCCTTTGGCGAGCTCCGCTCCATGAGCCTCCTGCGATCGCTGCAGGAAGCCGCCACCCGCGCCTCGAGCGATGCCGGATTCGATACCGCTTACTACGACCGCACGGGCGGCATGTGGATCATTCGTCGGACGCAAATGCGGCTGGAGAGCCCCGCCCGTTACGGCGATGTCCTCGACATCCGGACGTGGATCACCGACTTTCGGCGCGTCCGCTCACAACGGGCGTACGAGGTACGGAGCGGCAATCGTCTCGTCGCTCGGGCCCTTTCCGATTGGGTGTTCGTCGATCAGCGCGGACGGCCGCGACGGATCCCACCGGAATGGTACGCGACGTTCGGCGTCGCCGAGACCCACGCGGCGACACGGACTCCGTTTCCCGAGACCTCCCCCTCCGCGCAGGCCGCGACGTTTCAGCGCCGCATCGAGCTCCACGAGCTCGACGCGCTCCGGCACGTGAACAATTCGAACTACACGGCCTACCTGGAGCAAGCCATGCTGGACATGACCGAAGCCGCCGGATGCGGATTCGAGGCCCAGATCGCCGCGGGTGGACGATTGCGCGCGGAGAGCCACGACCTCGAGTATCTCGATGCCGCGCTCTACGGCGAGACGATCGCGGTCACGACCTGGCTCACCCATGCGACGGCGGACGCGCTCGAGCAACACACGCATTTGCATCGGGGCGATCCAGACCGCCCCCTGCTCCAAGCCCACAGTCGTCATCGCTGGATCGCTCCCGACGATGCGCCGATGCCGCACACGCTCCGTAGCGCATTTCGCGTCCCCTGATTTGCGGGGGATGGGGCCTTCCAGTATCGTTTCGCGCCATGAGCGTTTTGCGCCACACGCGTAGGATCACGATCGGCCGACAAGCGGTCGGAGGCGACGCCGCCGTCGTCGTACAGAGCATGTGCGCCACGAAGACACGAGACATCGACGCAACCGTCGCGCAGGTCCATCAGCTGGCTCGCGCCGGAGCCGGCGTCGTCCGGATCGCCGTCGACAACGAGAAAGAGGTCGCGGCGCTCAGAGAAATCCGCCGGCAGACCGAGGGTGTCACTCTGTCCGTCGACCTGCAGGAGAATTACCGGGTCGCCGCGTCGGTGGCGCCATGGATCGACAAGATCCGGTACAATCCGGGGCACCTGCACCACATCGAACGGTCCAAACCGATCGCGGACAAGGTCGCCTGGCTCGCCGGCATCGCTCGCGACAACGACTGCGCGGTGCGCATCGGAGTCAACTGCGGATCCGTCGCTCCCGAATTCCTCGAACGGCACCCGAACGACCAATTGGCGGCGATCGTTCAATCGGCCCTTCATCATTGCGACCTGATGGAACGATTCGGCTTCGATCGTTTCGTCGTCTCGCTCAAGGATTCCGACCCCGACAAGGTCGTCGCGGCGAACTCGCGGTTCGCGGAAGCGCGGCCCGATATTCCGATCCACCTCGGCGTCACCGAAGCGGGAATGCCGCCCGAAGGCATCACCAAGACGCGACTCGCCTTCGAGCAATTGCTCACGCGGGGCATCGGCGACACGATCCGGGTCTCTCTCACCCTC of the Deltaproteobacteria bacterium genome contains:
- a CDS encoding DNA-3-methyladenine glycosylase, producing the protein AGLTAGRIVEVEAYRGPEDRAAHTAGGRRTARNEVMWGPGGHLYVYFTYGMHHCCNVVTRDADEPEAVLLRALEPLAGIELMRRRRNARDLPTVTLARGPGNLCRALGIDRRHDGCDLTTGPIVILDAPMARASLVAVSARVGVEYAGEHALRPWRFFLRHSLAVSAPRVGERLSRA
- a CDS encoding carboxymuconolactone decarboxylase family protein; this translates as MARIPYPDLACVEERVRTLAAGLPPLNIFRMLPHAPTFLRGFGRLGTAILSHAALDARVRELIILRVGRRSPAPYEWQQHVPIGRACGVSDEEIAALERDDTAAPCFDEGARVMLRLTDELLAGPRASDGTLAAVRSHFSDRELCEAILTIGFYMMVARFLETTGVDLEAGGADPMMVMERIKRD
- a CDS encoding thioesterase family protein produces the protein MPRDFQWSAPVLQADLDAFGELRSMSLLRSLQEAATRASSDAGFDTAYYDRTGGMWIIRRTQMRLESPARYGDVLDIRTWITDFRRVRSQRAYEVRSGNRLVARALSDWVFVDQRGRPRRIPPEWYATFGVAETHAATRTPFPETSPSAQAATFQRRIELHELDALRHVNNSNYTAYLEQAMLDMTEAAGCGFEAQIAAGGRLRAESHDLEYLDAALYGETIAVTTWLTHATADALEQHTHLHRGDPDRPLLQAHSRHRWIAPDDAPMPHTLRSAFRVP
- the ispG gene encoding (E)-4-hydroxy-3-methylbut-2-enyl-diphosphate synthase, with amino-acid sequence MSVLRHTRRITIGRQAVGGDAAVVVQSMCATKTRDIDATVAQVHQLARAGAGVVRIAVDNEKEVAALREIRRQTEGVTLSVDLQENYRVAASVAPWIDKIRYNPGHLHHIERSKPIADKVAWLAGIARDNDCAVRIGVNCGSVAPEFLERHPNDQLAAIVQSALHHCDLMERFGFDRFVVSLKDSDPDKVVAANSRFAEARPDIPIHLGVTEAGMPPEGITKTRLAFEQLLTRGIGDTIRVSLTLPNERKHEEVEVGHQIIADVADGRFISVPDFGKGLNIISCPSCSRVENESFVELAQHVKDLTTYAAAHRITIAVMGCRVNGPGETDDADLGLWCGPTTVNLKKKDVKVGAYSYTDVLPRLRQELDRLIAERV